The DNA segment TTGTGTTATTCTTTTATGATCTACTTTAGCATGTTCAGCTCCTGTAAAATAACCATCTCTAAGCAAATAATCCATCATATCTGCACTCAAAGCCCCAGAAACAATTTCATTTAGATATTGAAATTTTGATTCTCCAAATGCAATTTTTGTTACTAGTTTTTTATCAAATCCAGTTTTTGATAATATATCACCAATCTCAGAATTTAAAATAATTTTTTTACCGTAATCCTCATGTGAAATTTTTTTTTCTTGAATTATTTCTTCAAACAAATGAGAAAAAGGTCCATGACCAATATCATGTAACAAACCTGCAAGACGTAAAATTTGAACATCGTCTGAATTTAGAAATCCTTTTTCATTTAACGCAAAGCCAGCTTGACTGGCAATATGCATAACTCCAAGAGAATGTTCAAATCTACTGTGTTGAGCTGCAGGATAAGTCAAATGAGCACCAGAAAGCTGTTTTATCCGTCTTAATCTTTGAAAAATAGGGCTATCAATGATTGGAAGTTCATAATCATATACACGAACAAAGTCATGAATAGGATCTATGATATCAAGGTAGTTTTTTTTCATAGCCCAAGTTTCTTTGAAAATGTCTTTAGAATTTCTTCATGAATTTCTAGTTTAGGTTTTGATGCATCAATGATTTTCCAATGTTTTTTCTTTGCAGTAGTACGATAAATTTGAGATATTTTTCTTGAAAATTGTTTATTTTTTTCAAACTTGTCTCTTTTCATAATTTTACCTCTTTGATTTTGTGGAGATCTTGAAAAAGATTCTTTTTGTGTAACGTCAAGTAATATTACAAGATCAGCTTTTGGTAAACCATCATCAAGAGTTTCAAGCCATTTTTGCTTCAAGCCATTTGCTAACCCATATACCAAGTTTGAATGATAATATCTATTCATAATTAATACGGAATTTTTTTCTTCAGCTGCTAAAATTTCATCAAATTTTTCCCATCTATTTGCTGCCAAAAGACAGTGAATTACTTGAGGAGGAAATTTTCGTTTCCCATCAAGATATTTCCTAATTTCTTTACCTATTGGTGTATCATAATCAGGGAAATGAAATAGTTTAGTTTTGATCTTTTGTTTTTTCAGGGCTTTTTCTAACAGAGTTGATTGTGTTAATTTTCCTGCCTGGTCTCCTCCTTCAATAACAATAATCATAA comes from the Candidatus Nitrosopumilus sediminis genome and includes:
- the tmk gene encoding dTMP kinase, with product MIIVIEGGDQAGKLTQSTLLEKALKKQKIKTKLFHFPDYDTPIGKEIRKYLDGKRKFPPQVIHCLLAANRWEKFDEILAAEEKNSVLIMNRYYHSNLVYGLANGLKQKWLETLDDGLPKADLVILLDVTQKESFSRSPQNQRGKIMKRDKFEKNKQFSRKISQIYRTTAKKKHWKIIDASKPKLEIHEEILKTFSKKLGL